The Aquila chrysaetos chrysaetos chromosome 18, bAquChr1.4, whole genome shotgun sequence genomic interval TGAATCATGGCTGTAACTTGAGttaatagtttttctttgtatttttgtgcatccttccccccatccccctCATTGAGACagtaaatatttcccttttaatCCAAATTCTAaaagtgtgtttttttttttttttataaaatgggTCTTtgttgaaatgatttttttgttaaagcgGTAGAATGGACCCAGAGAAATTGAGAACTTGATGCTGGAGTGATGGCATTGCAGTCTGTACATTACTCAGCAGAGTTTTGCAGTTAATactgttttcagattttgttgTCTCATTTGTCCCGTGATAACTACCTGCTTGTATGTTTGGTACCTTAATACTGCCATCAGCTACCTTAGTCTGAAACTTGACAGTTcttctcttttatctttttaaagacCAGATTATTCTATATTTGTTGGGGAACTTACTCCAGAAGTGGATGATTTCCAGCTCTATGACTATTTTCTAAAGAGGTACCCCTCATGTATTGACTGCAAAATAGCAACAGACCTGCTGGGATATTCCAGGTAATGCCTGTGAAAATTCATAATGCTGTCAATATGCTTGCTGCTATAAGTAATGTAAGAACTTTTGTTGGAactgtttctgcattttcttcagaggCAGGAAGAGAGATTAGTCTCTAGCAttagttttgtggttttttttaaacagcacagatccttttgtttctaaaacttACTGGTTAGTTCAAGCAATTAATCTAATAAGCTTCAGTTTAACCATATGCATATCTGCATGACAAATCAGAtggtgggagaagggagagcTGTGCACTGAAATCTGTGCTGCTGGGCTTACATACAGCAGTGTGTCCACTTAGTCATCTGCAGtactgaagacaaaataattccttttttacaTGTGGGAGAAAAGCGTAAGGCCTGGCAAATCTTAGGGGGTTGGGAGACTGAACCTATTAATATTAGTAAATAGAGCTAAGGAGAAGTTACACTGGCCAGGCAGTGAGTCAAGCAGGGATGAGTGAGTTTGCTGTTCAGACAATGCTGGCTGTAATAGACTAATTCAAGAAACTTAAGAGAAGGCAAGTATAGAAAGAATGTTAGTGCTGTACAGTGGTAGGAGTGGGTTAATACTAACTGATAAATTAACTGCTGTAAATGCAGAAATGTGGAATCTGATTACTTACACAGATAGcaattaaaatgtattgtttttctGGCTCTCAGCAAGTTGCATCTTAATGCTATCAAAGAACAAGCTTTTTGCTTCTGGCCCAAGTTTTTAATTTGGTGAAAGCATCTtctgtgcatgtgcacatgCCAGAGAGGTTGCTTAGGTAATAGAAGCTATAGTAGCTACtatcttctggttttgtagaAGACAGAAATTGAATTCGTTAGCTTTGTAACTGTTATGCATACTagaatttgttttctcccttttgaaaATTGTAGAGGGTATGCCTTTGTCAGATTTGGTGAGCAAGGTGATCAGATGAGGGCACTGCAAGACTGCCAGAATGCACCAGGTCTGGGGGGAAAACGAATCCGGCTGAGCATAGGAATTTCTAAAAGGTAACAAATGAGTTGTGCATTGATACAGTAATTCTAAATAATCAGATTCTTGTAGCTCTGCCTTTGTAAAGTCTGTGGCCCTTGCTATAATGGCTGTACACATGATGCAgtctacaaaaccaaaaatacagaaGCGTTATGTTTTGACTCCCTGGATTCATCAACCTCTTTCAGGATTGCTGGGGGAATCCAACTCTTAAGTCTAGCCAGATTGTTTAACTTGGGCTTAGCTGCTGTTGTAACCAGCCTTAATTCTTACAGTAGTGAAGCTGAAtgcattcataaatattttccacatttgGGCCTGAAGAAGAGGTAGAAGGGACAACAAGTGGTTTTGTATGCTAGGGAGCTTTTCTTCTAGACCTTTCCCCCTAGTTTAGGCAAGGTAGCATGTTGCTAGTTCTACAGTAGGCTGGCAGAGGAAGGAACTCTtaagtggaaaaatacagaatatagtGGGAAAGAAGCCAAAGGAGATGTTGCTGGAACAGTTTGTTTAGAATActattctttgcttttcaagtgATTCGGGCAGCAGGGAATTTAAAGTTGATTGGTTTTGCAAGGGTTTTTTGCTCTGCCAGCTCAGTTCTCTCGGTCAGTTAAGGCAATTCAAGTCTCTGAACAGTTAGAGAATTGATGCCAAATTTGATAAACTTTGATCCAGGATACAGACTAAAATAGAACTTTATGTAAAACAATTTCAGTATATTCATGAGGCTAGCTTGTATGTTCTgttaaatagtaaaaataacagcttttgtttctcttcaccCTGGATAATTCTGCAAATGTTGCCTCTTTGCTTTAGAATGGAAATGCTCTTACCCAAGAGGGCACTGTCCAGAATTGCTCTGACtaaactattttgaaaacaagaagagGTCACAAAGAAACAGGTTTCCTTACTTCTGCTACCCAGAAGAATGTCAgcagtattttcagatttttctttcctacagaGATGTGTGTAGGAGAAAAGTTGGAAGCAGAATACTTTGAGATGTTATGTAGTCATTTGTTTACTACAGTAGCAAGACAACAGAACACCTCTTTATTAGAATGTGTGTGTAACTTCacagtaatgaaataaatgcaatacaGGTATTAAAATAGACATCACTAATCTGTATCTGTTTCTGAATGGCTGAGTACTATGTTCTTCTAGCATCAAAATATCCAGCCATCAGAGTAGTTTGTCACCAATTCACTTGTATTGGAAACTATTTCTGAGCTCCTTCAGTTTGTGTTCTTGACAAAAAGCCTAGATCTGACTTTTGTGTAATGAAGTGGAGATGCAGAGAAGTTGGACTCTGCAAACACAGCAGGTGTGCCTGTACATAATCAGTGAAGAAATGTCTAAGCATAGAGGATTTTTTTGAATGTGCAGCTGGGTtatctgaatgtattttatgtagTGTACCTCTGTTTTTGTACCTCTGTCTTAGCACAGACAACACTTGTGCATTGATTCTTGTCTTTAGTGTGAAGTTGTCCCTCAGAAAATCTACTTGAGAGAGGGAAGGTAGTGAAAACGAATCAGCTGGCCCTTTGGTCTTAAGAACCAATGAGTTTTGtcattttcctgctgctttggctTCACACTGGATAATGGCAGTGCTGACTTCACCTGACAGCTACAATTTGGCAACTGTTCATGGACTAAAAATTGAGCAGGTGGAGGTGGTCATGGCAAACTGGCAGGCAGTGTCAGATGCTCCTCTGAAACAGACAATCTGACTTCACTCCCTTGCTTCTGGAAATAATAGTATTTAGTATTAACCAAACAAAAGATAGAAGGGCTAAATAAGACTGAATGCATCTTCAAAGCAGCTGTGCTTGATAAATGTCTCTGGTCTTAATAAATTAGTTTTTATCAGCAGCTTGCTTATACAGATACTAAAAATAATCAATACAGATAAGTGTTATGGCTCAAGTTAATccatgaaaataattacttttggTATTGGTGAAGCATTTGCTTCTGTATAAACATGAGATCTTAGACTGTTGCTTAGGCAACTGTTCAGAAAAGCTTCCttttaaactttgaaatgtGTAAGCTGGCAAATTGTTCAGCTTCAGAACTGGGTTTACGGTTTATTGTTCTCAAACTCTAACTGTATATAACTTCTCATGTTTCAGACTGAAAGCAGAATTCCAGCGGTACCAGTCGTACAACTATAATGATTATTACCAAGATTATCAGAACTACTACTCACAGTGGGGTTATGATCCTTATGCTGACTACAACTACAGCTCCTATGCTCCCTATGATAGCATGCAAGCTGTTGGAGACTGCTCTTTAGGAGATGCTGTTATGGCTCCAGCTGTTTTTGAGGTAAAGATATTGCATacttccttaaaagaaaaaaaaatcacaaagaatAAGTTGTATGAATTGTGTGAGTCAGCAAAAAGTCCTAAAACTGAAATTGTGCTTTCTGCTTAGTGTGGAAGTTAGAATAGCAGGCTTCATTCAGAGGTATCTTTAAGTGCTTTAGTGCATCTATAGAATTAGAGATTTATATGCCATTATTTGTTCATGTATGCCAAATAACAGTTCTGACAGCATAATTGTGGAGACTGcctctcttcctgtttttctgatgtacttttcttaaagcaaattaGAGAATTACTGTAAGATGGTCTTATCATAGATCAGCCAATTTATCAATTGCAACTTCCAggagtcccttccaacctgaactATACTAtggttttcttaaaaacaaaacaaaaaaaaccaaacaaaaaaaaacaacaacaaaacaaaaacaaaaaaaaacccacaaaaaacaaccaaccaaaaattccaaacaaaaacccccaaccctcCGCAACAAACACAACCCCCCACCTATTCTTGTAGTTGTGGGAGGAGGGAGTGGTTTGGGAGTACAAAATCACTTTGGATTTGtgatgctttctgaaatgaattACGATTaaacatgagattttttttttttttttttttttttttttttttaggaaactgCAGCTATGACTGAAATCAGTGATGACCTAATAACTGAAGGTAATGATGATTCTATTACTGCAACTTTTAATTAACCATACTTGTGCCCTTTAACAATACAAGCCAGTGACTATTGGATGAAGAATGTCCTGGAAATTCAGCTGATGTAGTGGGATCCTCTATGGGTTATAGCTGAGATGAGGTAGGATTTTAAAGCTGATAGTGTACACCATGTCAAGTAGAATGGGACACTGTCAACAACACTTCACAGTAAGCTTCTTTTAactttgccttcatttttcttccaaaatggtCTAATACAGAATTTGTCATATCTTTGTATGGATTCTGCTAAGCATATTCTGTGTTAAACTCATTAATAGGCAAAATTGGTTTTCCAAACCCTGAGGTAAAAGCTTATATTGTGGACTCTAAAAGGATGATTCAACTTGCACTTAAACACTTGGTATAAAACTTAATTGTTTGGCCTGGAAGGTTTGCAGACAGTTGATTGCATAGAGACATCTTGTGTTAGTGTTCAGAAATGTTATCCTGCTTAACGCATACTGTTGTAGAAATGAGTTAAGTGGATTTCGGGAGAGTTTCATGGTTAATCAGCCTTaaatctgctcttttttttcaggtttgttaAAATTCTAGGTGAATAAACATCTTATTACATTTACTATT includes:
- the LOC115352914 gene encoding tRNA selenocysteine 1-associated protein 1-like isoform X1, giving the protein MGPQASFKGKDLMAKKRECLQAYSWWRTPQKKRKKKNKIKPGRIEFVPSSSSARPDYSIFVGELTPEVDDFQLYDYFLKRYPSCIDCKIATDLLGYSRGYAFVRFGEQGDQMRALQDCQNAPGLGGKRIRLSIGISKRLKAEFQRYQSYNYNDYYQDYQNYYSQWGYDPYADYNYSSYAPYDSMQAVGDCSLGDAVMAPAVFEETAAMTEISDDLITEDPQLYLDVDEMNRQFMETSEELYDSLMNCHWQPLDTVTSDIPPAI
- the LOC115352914 gene encoding tRNA selenocysteine 1-associated protein 1-like isoform X3, whose translation is MGPQASFKGKDLMAKKRECLQAYSWWRTPQKKRKKKNKIKPGRIEFVPSSSSARPDYSIFVGELTPEVDDFQLYDYFLKRYPSCIDCKIATDLLGYSRLKAEFQRYQSYNYNDYYQDYQNYYSQWGYDPYADYNYSSYAPYDSMQAVGDCSLGDAVMAPAVFEETAAMTEISDDLITEDPQLYLDVDEMNRQFMETSEELYDSLMNCHWQPLDTVTSDIPPAI
- the LOC115352914 gene encoding tRNA selenocysteine 1-associated protein 1-like isoform X2, producing the protein MASQDLMAKKRECLQAYSWWRTPQKKRKKKNKIKPGRIEFVPSSSSARPDYSIFVGELTPEVDDFQLYDYFLKRYPSCIDCKIATDLLGYSRGYAFVRFGEQGDQMRALQDCQNAPGLGGKRIRLSIGISKRLKAEFQRYQSYNYNDYYQDYQNYYSQWGYDPYADYNYSSYAPYDSMQAVGDCSLGDAVMAPAVFEETAAMTEISDDLITEDPQLYLDVDEMNRQFMETSEELYDSLMNCHWQPLDTVTSDIPPAI